From a region of the Corvus cornix cornix isolate S_Up_H32 chromosome 2, ASM73873v5, whole genome shotgun sequence genome:
- the ANKRD46 gene encoding ankyrin repeat domain-containing protein 46, translating to MSYVFVNDSSQTNVPLLQACIDGDFNYSKRLLESGFDPNIRDSRGRTGLHLAAARGNVDICQLLHKFGADLLATDYQGNTALHLCGHVDTIQFLVSNGLKIDICNHQGATPLVLAKRRGVNKDVIRLLESLEEQEVKGFNRGAHSKLETMQTAESESAMESHSLLNPNLQQGEGVLSSFRTTWQEFVEDLGFWRVLLLIIVIALLSLGIAYYVSGVLPFVENQPELVH from the exons ATGTCCTACGTTTTTGTGAACGACTCCTCCCAGACAAATGTGCCGCTGCTGCAGGCTTGTATTGATGGAGATTTTAACTATTCCAAACGACTGTTAGAGAGTGGCTTTGACCCAAATATTCGTGACAGCCGAGGCCGAACTGGCCTtcacctggctgcagccagaggaaaTGTAGACATCTGTCAACTCTTGCATAAATTTGGTGCTGACCTACTAGCCACTGATTACCAGGGTAACACAGCTCTTCACCTGTGTGGGCATGTCGATACCATCCAGTTCCTAGTTTCTAATGGACTTAAAATTGATATTTG CAACCACCAAGGTGCAACACCACTTGTTCTTGCCAAACGAAGGGGTGTGAATAAAGATGTGATTAGACTGCTGGAATCTTTAGAGGAGCAAGAGGTGAAAGGATTCAACAGAGGAGCTCACTCAAAGCTGGAGACAATGCAAACAGCTGAAAGCGAAAG TGCAATGGAAAGCCATTCCCTTCTTAATCCAAACCTACAGCAAGGTGAAGGAGTTCTTTCCAGTTTCCGCACAACATGGCAAGAGTTCGTGGAAGACCTGGGCTTCTGGAGGGTGCTGCTCCTCATCATTGTCATTGCTCTTCTGTCCCTTGGAATAGCATATTATGTTAGTGGGGTGCTTCCTTTTGTAGAAAACCAGCCTGAACTGGTGCACTGA